Proteins co-encoded in one Chroicocephalus ridibundus chromosome 6, bChrRid1.1, whole genome shotgun sequence genomic window:
- the LOC134517430 gene encoding sentrin-specific protease 2-like: MEREVVAALGKGEPEEIMSSAFKLRVTREDIHTLRKLCWLNDEVINFYMGLVMERSKKAGYPSVHAFSSFFYEKLASGGYKAVGRWTRRVDVFQRDIILVPINLRLHWTLAVIDTRKKTIKYYDSLGQGGDKICETLLKYLQEESCEKRHVNLNVSEWTVHSMEPHEIPQQSNGSDCGVFTCKYADYISRDRPLTFTQSHMPYFRKKMVWEILHQELL; the protein is encoded by the exons atggagagagaggtcgttgccgcattaggcaaaggtgagccagaggagataatgagcagtgccttcaaactgAGGGTCACTCGTGAAGACATCCACACCCTAAGGAAGCTTTGCTGGCTAAATGATGAG gtcatCAATTTCTACATGGGTCTAGTGATGGAAAGAAGTAAGAAGGcaggatatccatcagtccacgcttttagttcgttcttttatgaaaaacttgcTTCTGGGGGCTACAAAGCCGTGGGAAGATGGACGAGGCGTGTGGATGTCTTCCAGAGGGACATCATCTTAGTGCCCATTAACTTGCGTTTGCACTGGACACTAGCG gtcatagacaccagaaagaagaccaTCAAATACTACGACTccctgggacaaggaggggacaagatttgtgagactttgct caaatacctgcaagaagaaagctgtgaaaaaagacaCGTGAACctgaatgtttcagagtggactgttcacagcatggagccacat gaaatccctcagcaatcgaATGGAAGCGACTGTggcgttttcacctgcaaatacgcagattacatctcgAGAGACAGACcgctgacctttacacag agccacatgccttacttccgtaagaagatggtctgggaaatactccaccaagagctgctgtga